In Amaranthus tricolor cultivar Red isolate AtriRed21 chromosome 5, ASM2621246v1, whole genome shotgun sequence, a genomic segment contains:
- the LOC130813817 gene encoding peamaclein-like, which translates to MKISTVTVVLICMVLLPDFTHAVFFSSPQTPAQQPAAAADEFCDGKCSVRCKLKGRNSRCFKYCMMCCGKCRCVPSDTFGNLNECRCYRDWKSPNGRPKCP; encoded by the exons ATGAAGATATCAACAGTAACAGTAGTATTGATTTGTATGGTATTATTGCCTGATTTTACTCATGCTGTTTTCTTTTCATCTCCACAGACCCCTGCTCAACAACCCGCTGCCGCTGCTGACG AATTCTGCGACGGAAAATGCAGTGTAAGGTGCAAGCTAAAAGGGAGAAATTCAAGGTGTTTTAAGTACTGCATGATGTGTTGCGGGAAGTGCAGATGTGTTCCTTCTGATACTTTTGGGAATTTGAATGAATGCCGCTGTTACAGAGACTGGAAGAGCCCTAATGGCAGGCCTAAGTGCCCTTAA
- the LOC130813818 gene encoding uncharacterized protein LOC130813818, producing MMMVMKSSVHPSVESENEHSVGYEFDPQSDFTQFLEEAKKYANENKMQSKAIENVEKQEIKTKKKSWKTAFFSFWKSSSNKKAKQQYLNNETKIGSKNYAKRSGHFSGPVGFVARGGQRVRHQASGPLIGLFNQMKSKDGQENEIAYVTLESLNRPAYDAKTYGPLYLVS from the exons ATGATGATGGTAATGAAATCCTCTGTTCATCCCAGTGTTGAATCTGAAAATGAGCACAGCGTCGGCTATGAATTTGATCCCCAATCTGATTTTACTCAG TTCTTGGAAGAAGCCAAGAAATATGCAAATGAGAATAAAATGCAATCAAAAGCAATAGAAAATGTTGAAAAACAAGAGATAAAGACCAAGAAGAAATCATGGAAAACTGCATTCTTTTCATTTTGGAAATCATCATCAAACAAGAAGGCTAAGCAGCAATATCTTAATAATGAAACAAAAATTGGTTCAAAAAACTACGCAAAGCGATCCGGACACTTCTCTGGACCTGTAGGGTTTGTTGCCAGAGGCGGGCAACGGGTCCGGCATCAGGCATCAGGACCTCTAATAGGTTTATTTAATCAGATGAAGAGCAAGGACGGGCAGGAGAATGAGATAGCTTATGTTACTCTTGAAAGTCTTAATAGACCGGCATATGATGCCAAAACTTATGGTCCACTTTATTTAGTGTCTTAA
- the LOC130813816 gene encoding ubiquitin-conjugating enzyme E2 34-like yields the protein MAEKACVKRLQKEFRALCKEPVPNIVARPSPNNILEWYYVFEGSEGTPFAGGFYYGRITFPAEYPFKPPSIRMTTPNGRFMTDTKICLSMSDFHPESWNPMWSVSSILTGLLSFMMDKSPTTGSVSTTVEEKQRLAKASLAFNCKIPSFRKLFPEYVEKYNQQHAEQAQSRVSSVLAQDESSSLKSGTSDNNQQETLEKAEEGDRRNNRRQSIPTWMILLLFSVFGLVMCLPFLEH from the exons ATGGCTGAAAAAGCTTGTGTTAAACGTCTACAAAAGGAGTTCAGAGCTCTTTGTAAA GAGCCAGTACCTAATATTGTTGCTCGCCCCTCACCAAATAACATTCTCGAATGGT ATTATGTATTTGAGGGAAGTGAAGGAACACCTTTTGCAG GTGGGTTTTATTATGGGAGGATCACATTTCCAGCTGAATATCCTTTTAAGCCACCATCTATCAG GATGACAACTCCTAATGGACGGTTTATGACTGATACAAAGATTTGTTTGTCTATGAGTGATT TTCATCCGGAGAGTTGGAATCCAATGTGGTCAGTATCCAG CATACTTACAGGGCTACTCTCTTTTATG ATGGACAAAAGCCCCACTACAGGAAGTGTTTCAACAACCGTTGAGGAAAAACAACGTTTAGCAAAGGCTTCACTTGCTTTCAATTGTAAGAT TCCTAGTTTCAGGAAATTGTTTCCAGAGTACGTGGAGAAGTACAACCAGCAGCACGCTGAGCAAGCTCAGTCTCGGGTATCATCAGTGCTTGCACAAGATGAATCCTCGTCTCTCAAATCAGGGACATCCGATAATAACCAGCAAGAAACACTGGAGAAAGCAGAAGAAGGTGACAGGAGAAATAATCGTAGGCAATCAATCCCGACGTGGATGATTTTGTTGCTCTTCTCAGTATTTGGTTTAGTTATGTGTTTACCTTTTCTTGAACATTGA
- the LOC130813819 gene encoding RING-H2 finger protein ATL3 → MGETAISPPSVDPTASKVVSISTQIMIGTIIVLFFVVAFCLFLHLYAKYYWSNMSEDRSILSWRRQLANQRPRTSVRGRQRGLDPATLGSLPIVVYNPKDFKDGLECAVCLSEVLEGEKTRVLPKCNHGFHVECIDMWFKSHSTCPLCRDSVISDDNTGKNAVHIENTGYSTSESDNSDDEIESSNDSIRRTRDILAIQFPTNVLYWGNETQVSSFGLGSNTGSGSGAGSGSDSSSSDVNTSNDHEMVIDIPNAHEFCDVCLEEAKTPVLTRLVSLRNLLSFGRRVAPAPSQNAPSSSSDAS, encoded by the coding sequence ATGGGAGAAACGGCAATATCACCTCCATCAGTAGACCCAACAGCTTCAAAAGTAGTCTCAATTTCCACCCAAATCATGATAGGAACCATAATTGTCCTGTTTTTTGTAGTAGCCTTTTGTTTATTCCTCCATTTATATGCAAAATATTATTGGTCTAATATGAGTGAAGACCGAAGCATACTCTCATGGCGTCGCCAATTAGCAAATCAGCGCCCACGAACCTCGGTTCGGGGGCGCCAGCGTGGGCTAGACCCTGCAACACTTGGGTCCTTACCTATTGTGGTATATAACCCAAAGGATTTCAAAGATGGGTTAGAATGTGCAGTTTGTTTAAGTGAAGTATTAGAAGGTGAAAAGACAAGGGTTTTACCAAAATGTAATCATGGGTTTCATGTAGAATGTATTGATATGTGGTTTAAGTCTCATTCAACTTGCCCACTTTGTAGAGATTCTGTGATTTCTGATGATAATACCGGCAAGAACGCTGTACACATTGAAAATACCGGTTATTCTACATCCGAATCAGATAATTCGGATGATGAAATTGAAAGTTCTAATGATTCTATAAGGAGAACAAGGGATATATTAGCAATACAATTTCCAACAAATGTTTTGTATTGGGGAAATGAAACTCAAGTTAGCTCATTTGGGCTAGGTTCAAATACCGGTTCAGGGTCTGGGGCTGGTTCAGGGTCTGATTCATCGTCTTCTGATGTTAATACGTCGAATGATCATGAGATGGTTATTGACATACCGAATGCTCATGAGTTTTGTGATGTTTGTTTGGAGGAGGCGAAAACACCGGTTTTGACAAGGTTGGTATCATTGAGGAATTTGTTGAGTTTTGGAAGAAGAGTGGCTCCTGCACCTTCTCAAAATGCACCGTCTAGCTCTAGTGATGCTTCATAG